From one Eucalyptus grandis isolate ANBG69807.140 chromosome 9, ASM1654582v1, whole genome shotgun sequence genomic stretch:
- the LOC104419708 gene encoding toMV susceptible protein tm-1(GCR26): MVKKTVLKVSIPCEKCKKKLLKSVSALEGVDKIEVDSSKETLTVTGDVDPYDVIHQARKAGKYAEVVSIGPPPPPPKQDGQKKQEEKKPEEKKPEAKATHIHPPCDCPICWQTAVVYAPRWEEPEPSCSIMWAPPRVFCIGTADTKLDELRFLAASVKSHVAAFAAGSRSPVEVVVVDVSAGPDEIRSVEGLMFTSRKELLSQYFEFSDQEPQKLPDDRGEAVSLMSKALEIYLKRASEDRILAGAIGLGGSGGTSLISAAFRALPLGLPKVIVSTVASGRTEPYIGSTDMVLFPSVVDVCGINSVSRMVFSNAAAAFAGMVIGRIDRCREKNKADAKSTVGITMFGVTTPCVNAVVERLSKNDYETLVFHATGVGGRAMESLVREGFIQGVLDITTTEVADHIVGGVMACDSSRFDVIIEKKVPLVLSVGALDMVNFGARDTIPSTFQQRKIHEHNKQVSLMRTTVEENKKFADFIADKLNKSSSKVCVCLPEKGVSALDAPGKPFHDPDATAALLNELQKLINTNNDRKIKVYPYHINDVEFANAIVDSFLEIDKNSGKEFSPQTSVAVSIEDSNVGAVSTMGYSSFKAAIYSPSDFPDAHPETLKRTQAILHQLQDQINRGIPIIGAGAGTGISAKFEEAGGVDLIVLYNSGRFRMAGRGSLAGLLPYADANAVVLDMANEVLPVVKAVPVLAGVCGTDPFRRMDYFLKQVESIGFFGVQNFPTVGLFDGNFRQNLEETGMGYGLEVEMIAKAHKKGLLTTPYAFNEDEATEMAKAGADIIVAHMGLTTSGSIGAKTAFTLEESVVRVQAIANAAHRINSHAIVLCHGGPISGPEEAEFILKNTEGVHGFYGASSMERLPVEQAIKNTVQEYKLISLK, from the exons ATGGTGAAGAAGACGGTCCTGAAAGTTAGTATCCCTTGCGAGAAATGCAAGAAGAAGCTCCTCAAATCAGTGTCTGCATTAGAAG GGGTAGATAAAATCGAAGTGGACTCCTCGAAGGAAACGTTGACGGTGACAGGGGACGTGGACCCTTACGATGTCATACATCAGGCGAGAAAAGCCGGCAAATATGCCGAGGTCGTGAGCATCgggcctcctcctccgccgcctaAGCAAGACGGGcagaagaagcaagaagagaAGAAGCCTGAGGAGAAGAAGCCCGAGGCGAAGGCGACCCATATCCACCCGCCCTGCGATTGCCCGATTTGCTGGCAAACGGCGGTCGTCTACGCACCGAGATGGGAAGAGCCCGAACCGTCTTGCTCCATCATGTG GGCTCCACCGCGAGTCTTCTGCATCGGGACGGCCGACACGAAGCTCGACGAGCTCCGCTTCCTCGCCGCCTCCGTCAAATCGCACGTCGCCGCCTTCGCCGCCGGCTCTCGCTCTCCG GTAGAAGTAGTCGTTGTCGATGTATCGGCCGGTCCGGATGAGATTCGAAGTGTCGAAGGCCTGATGTTCACCTCTCGAAAGGAGCTGCTCTCTCAGTACTTCGAATTCAGTGACCAAGAGCCGCAGAAACTTCCGGACGACAGAGGCGAGGCGGTCTCGTTAATGAGCAAAGCGCTGGAGATTTACCTGAAAAGAGCCAGCGAGGATCGGATTCTAGCTGGAGCTATCGGACTCGGAGGAAGCGGAGGTACCTCTCTGATATCAGCAGCATTTAGAGCTCTTCCACTGGGTTTGCCCAAGGTAATTGTGTCGACCGTGGCTAGTGGACGAACGGAGCCTTACATTGGATCGACGGATATGGTGCTGTTTCCTTCTGTAGTGGATGTGTGTGGGATCAATAGCGTGAGTAGGATGGTGTTTTCCAATGCTGCGGCTGCTTTTGCTGGAATGGTGATCGGGCGGATCGATAGGTGCAGGGAGAAAAATAAGGCGGATGCGAAGTCAACTGTGGGTATTACTATGTTTGGGGTTACGACTCCGTGCGTGAATGCTGTGGTGGAGAGGTTAAGTAAGAATGATTACGAGACCTTGGTTTTCCATGCCACAGGCGTCGGAGGCAGGGCTATGGAGTCTTTGGTTAGAGAAGGATTCATACAG GGTGTTTTGGACATCACGACAACTGAGGTTGCTGATCATATTGTCGGAGGTGTTATGGCTTGTGACAGTTCCCgttttgatgttattatagaAAAGAAGGTTCCTCTAGTCCTCAGTGTGGGCGCTCTAGACATGGTGAATTTTGGAGCTAGAGATACCATACCTTCTACTTTTCAGCAAAGAAAGATCCATGAACATAATAAACAG GTTTCACTTATGCGGACTACAGTTGAGGAGAACAAGAAATTTGCTGATTTCATAGCGGACAAATTGAACAAATCATCATCAAAAGTTTGTGTTTGTCTTCCGGAGAAGGGTGTTTCTGCTCTGGATGCACCAGGAAAGCCATTTCATGACCCTGATGCTACTGCTGCTCTTTTAAACGAACTACAGAAACTTATTAACACAAACAATGACAGAAAG ATCAAAGTGTATCCTTACCATATCAATGATGTGGAGTTTGCAAATGCAATTGTTGATTCCTTCTTGGAGATTGATAAGAACAGTGGTAAAGAATTCAGTCCTCAAACTTCTGTAGCTGTATCTATTGAAGATTCCAATGTGGGAGCAGTATCGACGATGGGTTATTCAAGCTTCAAGGCTGCTATTTACTCTCCAAGTGATTTCCCAGATGCACATCCAG AAACTTTGAAAAGAACACAAGCTATATTGCACCAGCTGCAAGATCAAATAAATAGAGGGATTCCAATAATAGGGGCTGGTGCAGGGACAGGCATCTCTGCGAAATTTGAAGAAGCAGGTGGTGTTGATCTGATAGTTTTGTACAACTCTGGACGCTTTCGCATGGCAGGAAGAGGTTCTTTGGCAGGGTTGTTGCCTTATGCTGATGCCAATGCGGTTGTGCTAGATATGGCTAATGAAGTGCTGCCT GTTGTGAAGGCTGTACCTGTTCTTGCTGGAGTATGTGGAACTGACCCTTTTCGTCGAATGGATTACTTCCTAAAGCAAGTTGAGTCCATTGGATTTTTTGGGGTGCAAAATTTTCCCACAGTGGGGCTTTTTGATGGTAATTTCAGACAGAATCTGGAAGAAACAGGAATGGGATATGG CTTGGAAGTTGAGATGATAGCAAAAGCTCACAAGAAGGGTCTATTAACAACTCCTTATGCTTTCAACGAAGATGAAGCTACAGAAATGGCAAAAGCTGGAGCTGATATTATAGTGGCTCATATGGGCCTCACAACTTCTGGCTCGATAGGTGCAAAGACTGCTTTCACATTGGAGGAAAGTGTAGTTCGTGTACAAGCTATTGCAAATGCCGCGCATAGGATCAATTCCCATGCTATCGTCTTATGCCATGGAG GTCCTATATCTGGTCCGGAAGAGGCAGAATTCATACTAAAGAACACTGAGGGAGTTCATGGGTTTTATGGTGCATCAAGCATGGAGAGGCTCCCCGTTGAGCAAGCAATTAAAAACACAGTCCAAGAATACAAATTGATATCCCTGAAGTGA